Proteins found in one Arthrobacter sp. U41 genomic segment:
- a CDS encoding 1,6-dihydroxycyclohexa-2,4-diene-1-carboxylate dehydrogenase, which produces MSPNGARAISPGRFAGKVVVVTGAAQGIGHAVASRVAAEGADIILVDRAELVHEAAGELAAGGASAFAITADLEHYAGASAAIEEAWSRHGRIDVLINNVGGTIWAKPFEHYEPEEISKEIQRSLFPTLWTCRAVLPHMISQQGGVIVNVASVATRGVNRVPYAAAKGGVKAITAALALEAAPHGIRVVATAPGGTEAPPRRVVRGPQPEGTNELAWYQQIVDQTIESSLMKRYGTLDEQAGPIAFLASDEASYITGSVLAVAGGDLG; this is translated from the coding sequence TTGAGCCCGAACGGTGCCCGGGCGATCAGCCCGGGCCGGTTCGCCGGCAAGGTCGTGGTGGTGACCGGAGCGGCGCAGGGAATCGGTCACGCGGTTGCTTCGCGCGTCGCGGCAGAAGGCGCCGACATCATCCTGGTGGACCGGGCCGAGCTCGTCCATGAGGCTGCCGGGGAGCTCGCGGCCGGCGGCGCGTCCGCGTTCGCCATCACGGCAGACCTGGAACACTACGCCGGCGCCAGTGCCGCCATCGAGGAGGCCTGGTCCCGCCACGGCCGGATCGACGTCCTCATCAATAACGTGGGAGGCACCATCTGGGCGAAGCCCTTCGAGCATTACGAGCCCGAGGAGATCAGCAAGGAAATACAGCGTTCGCTGTTTCCGACGCTGTGGACCTGCCGCGCGGTTCTCCCCCACATGATCAGCCAGCAGGGCGGCGTCATCGTCAATGTCGCCTCCGTCGCCACGCGCGGGGTCAACCGCGTTCCCTACGCCGCAGCCAAGGGCGGCGTGAAAGCCATAACGGCGGCCCTGGCCCTCGAGGCCGCTCCGCACGGCATCCGCGTGGTGGCCACGGCCCCGGGAGGAACGGAAGCTCCGCCCCGCCGTGTCGTTCGGGGTCCGCAGCCCGAGGGGACGAACGAATTGGCCTGGTACCAGCAGATTGTTGACCAGACCATCGAGTCGTCGCTGATGAAGCGGTACGGGACCCTCGACGAGCAGGCCGGTCCCATCGCATTCCTTGCCTCGGACGAGGCCTCCTACATCACGGGCAGCGTCCTCGCTGTTGCCGGTGGCGATCTGGGGTGA
- the benC gene encoding benzoate 1,2-dioxygenase electron transfer component BenC: MTYQIALSFEDGVTRFVTANPNETVADAAYKSRINIPFDCRDGACGTCKAFCESGKYDGGDYIDEALTEDETEKGFCLPCQMVPETDLVLQIAGTSEMAKAGATTFEGSVSELTWFADNTAALTLAVANRADLKFLPGQYLNFAVPGTDATRSYSFSSGPTAQELRFLIRTAPDGAMTTYLKERAAVGDIIPLTGPMGSFFLRDIKRPALMLAGGTGIAPLLSMLEKIATSLEEAPAHPVHLVYGVTFDKDLVELDKLERYADAIENFSFTTCVADPESAAENKGYVTQYITAAQLNDGDVDVYLCGPPAMVDAVRKYWDTRGITPTNFYYERFAVGSTAAAATALAGAVV; this comes from the coding sequence ATGACCTATCAGATTGCCCTCAGCTTTGAGGACGGCGTCACCCGCTTCGTCACTGCGAACCCCAACGAAACCGTCGCCGACGCCGCTTACAAATCCCGCATCAATATCCCCTTCGACTGCCGCGACGGTGCCTGCGGCACCTGCAAGGCGTTCTGCGAGTCGGGAAAGTACGACGGCGGCGACTACATCGATGAGGCCCTCACCGAGGATGAAACCGAGAAGGGCTTCTGCCTCCCCTGCCAGATGGTTCCGGAAACAGACCTGGTCCTGCAGATCGCCGGTACCTCGGAAATGGCCAAGGCCGGCGCCACGACGTTCGAGGGCAGCGTCAGCGAACTGACCTGGTTCGCTGACAACACCGCCGCCCTCACCCTTGCCGTGGCAAACCGCGCGGACCTGAAGTTCCTCCCGGGCCAGTACCTGAATTTCGCGGTCCCCGGCACCGACGCCACACGCTCCTATTCCTTCAGCAGCGGCCCCACCGCACAGGAGCTGCGCTTCCTCATCCGCACGGCGCCTGACGGGGCCATGACCACTTACCTGAAGGAACGTGCCGCCGTCGGCGACATCATCCCGCTGACCGGACCCATGGGCAGCTTCTTTCTTCGGGACATCAAACGTCCGGCACTGATGCTGGCGGGCGGCACCGGAATCGCGCCGCTGCTTTCAATGCTCGAAAAAATCGCCACCAGCCTTGAAGAGGCGCCCGCCCATCCCGTTCACCTGGTCTACGGCGTCACGTTCGACAAGGACCTGGTGGAGCTGGACAAGCTGGAGCGGTACGCCGACGCCATCGAGAACTTCAGCTTCACCACGTGCGTGGCGGACCCGGAGAGCGCTGCGGAGAATAAGGGGTACGTCACCCAATACATCACGGCCGCCCAGCTGAACGACGGCGACGTGGACGTTTACCTGTGCGGACCGCCCGCCATGGTGGACGCCGTCCGCAAGTACTGGGACACCCGGGGCATCACCCCCACAAACTTCTACTACGAGCGCTTCGCCGTCGGCAGTACTGCAGCCGCAGCGACGGCTCTCGCCGGGGCCGTCGTTTGA
- the benB gene encoding benzoate 1,2-dioxygenase small subunit has translation MTQTIESAPQDATVFAPAGPATLEEIRAFLYREARFLDDRDFDRWLDCYHPEAEFWMPAWADDDQLTSDPQREISLIYYANRGGLEDRVFRIKTDRSSATSLPEPRTGHNITNVEIVESRSSEVDVRFNWFTLYYRYQNIDPYFGTSFYTIDYAGTQPVITKKKVVLKNDYIHHIVDIYHI, from the coding sequence ATGACACAAACCATTGAATCCGCCCCCCAGGACGCAACGGTCTTCGCGCCGGCGGGCCCGGCAACCCTGGAAGAAATCCGCGCTTTCCTCTACCGCGAGGCGCGTTTCCTGGACGACCGCGACTTTGACCGCTGGCTGGACTGCTATCACCCCGAAGCCGAGTTCTGGATGCCGGCGTGGGCCGACGACGATCAGCTCACCAGCGATCCCCAGCGCGAAATTTCGCTGATCTACTACGCCAACCGGGGAGGCCTGGAGGACCGCGTCTTCCGCATCAAGACCGACCGCTCCAGCGCGACAAGCCTGCCGGAACCGCGAACGGGCCACAACATCACGAACGTGGAAATCGTTGAGTCCCGCAGCAGCGAGGTTGATGTCCGCTTCAACTGGTTCACGCTGTACTACCGCTACCAGAACATCGACCCCTACTTCGGAACGTCGTTCTACACCATCGATTACGCCGGCACACAGCCCGTCATCACCAAGAAAAAGGTCGTCCTCAAAAACGACTACATCCACCACATCGTGGATATCTACCACATCTAG